A window from Zonotrichia albicollis isolate bZonAlb1 chromosome 8, bZonAlb1.hap1, whole genome shotgun sequence encodes these proteins:
- the FAM78B gene encoding protein FAM78B isoform X1: MSPCPGPLPSPAPRALPVIPAPPGRGAPAALGASPVPGGPGAASASCSASARDARTAHRRARARRGRRTAAGEGRKRRGGAFALPAPVRAPYGGRRCAAGGRRRDRPPPRARGDGGSAAAMGCLQSVACKARVRREQIVVSDVSATIEPAATAIEESSPVVLRYRTPYFRASARVLMPPIARRHTWVVGWIQACNHMEFYNTYSDLGVSSWELPDLREGRVKAISDSDGVSYPWYGNTTETVTLVGPTNKISRFSVSMNDNFYPSVTWAVPVSNSNVPLLTRIKRDQSFTTWLVAMNTTTKEKIILQTIKWRMRVDIEVDPMQLLGQRARLVGRTQQEQPRILSRMEPIPPNALVKPNANDAQVLMWRPKRGQPIVVIPPK, translated from the exons ATGTCCCCGTGCCCGGGGCCGCTTCCCTCTCCCGCTCCCCGCGCCCTGCCGGTTatccccgccccgcccgggcGCGGTGCCCCCGCCGCTCTCGGCGCGTCCCCGGTACCGGGCGGCCCCGGCGCCGCTTCCGCTTCCTGTTCCGCTTCCGCCCGTGACGCGCGCACCGCCCACCGGCGCGCACGTGCCCGCCGCGGCCGGCGTACGGCGGCCGGCGAGGGCCGGAAGAGACGCGGCGGCGCCTTCGCCCTGCCGGCGCCGGTGCGGGCGCCGTACGGCGGGCGGCGAtgcgcggcgggcgggcggcggcgggaccGGCCGCCCCCCCGGGCCCGCGGTGACGGCGGCTCGGCCGCGGCCATGGGGTGCCTGCAGAGCGTGGCCTGCAAGGCGCGGGTGCGCCGCGAGCAGATCGTGGTGTCGGACGTGTCGGCCACCATCGAGCCGGCGGCCACGGCCATCGAGGAGAGCTCGCCGGTGGTGCTGCGGTACCGCACGCCCTATTTCCGCGCCTCCGCCCGCGTCCTCATGCCGCCCATCGCCCGCCGGCACACCTGGGTGGTGGGCTGGATCCAGGCCTGCAACCACATGGAGTTCTACAACACCTACAGCGACCTGGGCGT GTcgagctgggagctgcccgaCCTGCGGGAAGGGCGAGTGAAAGCCATCAGCGACTCGGATGGGGTGAGCTACCCCTGGTACGGAAACACCACAGAAACCGTGACCCTGGTGGGGCCCACCAACAAGATCTCCAGGTTCTCGGTGAGCATGAACGACAACTTCTACCCCAGCGTGACGTGGGCCGTGCCCGTGAGCAACAGCAACGTGCCGCTGCTGACCAGGATTAAAAGGGACCAGAGCTTCACCACGTGGCTCGTGGCCATGAACACCACCACCAAGGAGAAGATCATCCTGCAGACCATCAAGTGGAGGATGCGCGTGGACATCGAGGTGGACCccatgcagctgctggggcagcgggCGCGCCTGGTGGGCAGGACTCAGCAGGAGCAGCCGCGGATCCTCAGCAGGATGGAGCCCATCCCGCCCAACGCGCTCGTCAAGCCCAACGCCAACGACGCCCAGGTGCTCATGTGGAGACCCAAGCGAGGGCAGCCCATTGTGGTGATACCTCCCAAGTAG
- the FAM78B gene encoding protein FAM78B isoform X2 has protein sequence MNDNFYPSVTWAVPVSNSNVPLLTRIKRDQSFTTWLVAMNTTTKEKIILQTIKWRMRVDIEVDPMQLLGQRARLVGRTQQEQPRILSRMEPIPPNALVKPNANDAQVLMWRPKRGQPIVVIPPK, from the coding sequence ATGAACGACAACTTCTACCCCAGCGTGACGTGGGCCGTGCCCGTGAGCAACAGCAACGTGCCGCTGCTGACCAGGATTAAAAGGGACCAGAGCTTCACCACGTGGCTCGTGGCCATGAACACCACCACCAAGGAGAAGATCATCCTGCAGACCATCAAGTGGAGGATGCGCGTGGACATCGAGGTGGACCccatgcagctgctggggcagcgggCGCGCCTGGTGGGCAGGACTCAGCAGGAGCAGCCGCGGATCCTCAGCAGGATGGAGCCCATCCCGCCCAACGCGCTCGTCAAGCCCAACGCCAACGACGCCCAGGTGCTCATGTGGAGACCCAAGCGAGGGCAGCCCATTGTGGTGATACCTCCCAAGTAG
- the PLPP6 gene encoding polyisoprenoid diphosphate/phosphate phosphohydrolase PLPP6 gives MPSPRSGREQRRAGSGGRLEFLSLSQRGPAAPDSPSRRREPAGAAGAVPLPEEDCMKLNPSFVGIALSSLLAIDLWASKRLGVCAGEGSAWGSARPLMKVIEVSGHGIPWVLGTVYGLWHTDSPAAREVLLNLLFALLLDLLMVAVVKGLVKRPRPTHNKMDMFVTISVDKYSFPSGHATRAALVCRFVLRHLVLAVPLRVLVVLWALIVSVSRVMLGRHNMTDVLFGLLLGYALYGVVEHCWLSPATAPALFALWSR, from the exons ATGCCGAGCCCCCGGAGCGGCCGCGAGCAGCGGCGcgccggcagcggcggccgccTGGAGTTCCTGTCGCTGAGCCAGCGCGGGCCCGCCGCACCGGACAGCCCGTCCCGCCGCCGGGAGCCCGCCGGCGCCGCCGGTGCCGTCCCGCTGCCCGAGGAGGACTGCATGAAGCTGAACCCGTCCTTCGTGGGCATCGCCCTCAGCTCCCTGCTCGCCATCGACCTGTGGGCCTCCAAGCGCCTGGGGGTGTGCGCTGGGGAGGGCTCGGCCTGGGGCAGCGCCCGCCCGCTCATGAAGGTCATCGAGGTGTCGGGGCACGGCATCCCCTGGGTGCTCGGCACCGTCTACGGGCTCTGGCACACCGACAGCCCCGCGGCCAGGGAGGTGCTGCTCAACCTGCTCTTCG CGCTGCTGCTGGACCTGCTGATGGTGGCCGTGGTGAAGGGGCTCGTCAAGCGGCCGCGGCCCACGCACAACAAGATGGACATGTTCGTCACCATCTCGGTGGACAAGTACTCCTTCCCCTCGGGCCACGCCACCAGGGCCGCCCTCGTGTGCCGCTTCGTGCTGCGCCACCTGGTCCTGGCCGTGCCGCTGCGCGTGCTCGTGGTGCTCTGGGCCCTCATCGTCAGCGTCTCGCGGGTCATGCTGGGCAGGCACAACATGACGGACGTGCTcttcgggctgctgctgggctacGCGCTCTACGGCGTGGTGGAGCACTGCTGGCTGTCCCCGGCCACCGCGCCCGCCCTCTTCGCGCTCTGGAGCCGCTGA